The stretch of DNA CCTGCTGTCGTGGCGCCGGAGCCTCGCCGAGGTCGTCGAGATCGGCGTCGACGAAGACGGGCTGGTGGACGTGGCCGCGCTCCGCCGCGCGCTCGCGTCGCCGGAGTTCGCGGACCGGCCCATGCTGGGGTCCTTCTCGGCCTGCAGCAACGTGACGGGCATCGTGACGGACACGCGGCGGATCGCGCGCGTCCTGCACGAGCATGGCGCCTTCGCGTGCTTCGACTTCGCCGCCAGGTAACAAGCTTGTCTGAATAACAAAGAAAATTAACAAAAATGCATACAACACAACGACAACGTAGCTTTCATGATCAGTTCATGACAGCCATGGAATGTCGCTCTCATCTTCGTTTAATACTAGTACGTACATGCATATGAATGCTGAGAGCATGACAACGATGGATTTTGACATTCTAGGATAGGGCTGACTTATTTTAGTCATCAAGTTTCTTGTTATTGATGACTTGCTCAAAATTGGTGTACGTCACACATGGGAAAATTCTTCGTTCTGTGCACACAAAAATTACAAATTAAATTTGCAAAACGAAACTACAATTGGgcaatatctttttttttttatcctAGCTGCTACAAGTTGTAGGGAGAAACAATCTTCAGCATTGAACTTTTACTTTGCTGTGCATACTGATGACAAGTAAACATTTATGTCATTCCACGCTACTAGCTTTGAATATATTTGATTCATCAGACATCGATCTATCAGTGCATATATACCTAGCTAATTTTATCTGCTTCTTGtattgaatatatatatatatatatatatatatatatatatatatatatatatatatatgagatgAGACTACATGACAGTACACGATCGAACTGCCCATCTTGATCCAAGTATTAAGTATGAATATAATTGGAACTACTTATATGTAACATATAATATGTCGACCTGCGGCtgtgtatgttttctttccctCTTGAAGTGGACTAATTGCTTGCACCATTTACTCTTTTCTAGCTAATGATGTCAGGGGAAGAAATTAAATGACGACCGAAAATTCTAGTGAATTCGCTAGCTTTGACtcagagaaaaaaaatgacTTTGATTGGAAGACCAAAATTGTAATTAAGAGCGCTCTAGTTGTGTATATAGGTCAACCAGGAAATTTCTTGTTCTTAACATACAAATCCATCCTTGGACTTTATTAACCCCTAGATAAACTACTATCAGCCGAATGAATTTTTGATCAGAAATAGTATTAAGTATGACATATATTGGCAATTTGGCATATCAGTTCAGTGTGCTTCAAAATGATGAGCACAACAAAGAAATACATGCATCATCAGTTCTAACGATCTAGTTCCTTCAATTTGTGCAGTGGACCATACGTGAAGATTGACATGAAATCTGGTGAAATCGACGGCTACGATGCAGTCTTCTTAAGCCCACACAAATTTGTTGGTGGACCGGGCACACCAGGCATCCTTGTGATGAACAAAGCACTCTACCGGCTCAATTCCCAGCCTCCCTCTACATGCGGCGGTGGCACCGTGGCCTACGTCAACGGCTTCAACGAGGAGGTGAGACAGCAATAACCTGTGTTCCGTACAATTGACACTTATCTTCtagtaaaaaacaaattaaaacttTAAAAATAATTGTGCTGTATCTATGAAACTTGTAGGATACATTGTACTACTATGATATCGAGGAGCGGGAGGATGCAGGCACACCACCAATCCTCCAGAAGATCCGTGCATCGCTCGCATTTTGGGTCAAGGAGTACATTGGGTATGACATGATGAGCCTCAGGGAGAAGGTTTACTCAGAGATGGCAATGAAAAGGCTCGTCAGCAACCCAAACATAAGGGTTCTTGGAAACACAGACGTAGAACGCCTACCAATCTTCTCCTTCCTAATCTACCCTCCTGTCACCAATAATCCTTTGCctgaagctgctgctgctgctgatgatgAGCCTGGTTTCAAGCGTCTGCCACTCCATGGCCGTTTTGTCACCAGGCTTCTTAATGATCTTTTCGGCATCCAAGCAAGAGGTGGCTGCGCATGCGCAGGCTCCTATGGCCATAcattgctcaacataaacaacGACCTTTCCCTTCGCATCCGGTCTGCAATTCTTGAGGTATGTATATATGTTCAGACTGTGGGACGATGGTTATAGTATATGTATCCTCATTTTGTCAGACAAAATTTGTACTAATAATCCTACTGTCATCTATTTGTCACATTTTTCAGGGTTACAGTGGACTGAAGCCAGGATGGACAAGGTTGAGTTTTGCTTACTACTTGTCCAAGGAGGAGTTCAATTTCATCCTGGCTGCCATCGAGTTCATCGCCTTGTATGGCCATAGGTTCATCCCTCTGTACAAATTCGACTGGATTACCGGTGACTGGACATTCCAGAAGCAGGCGATCAAGTACCATATGATGAAGGAGGAGCTCGCTCTTGCCACTGGTCTTCATCTCTTGGCTGAGAATGACCAGCCAAAGGTTTTGAACAAATTGGTGAAGAGACCTGGGGTTAATCATGACAAGTTTGAGAGCTACTTAGAGC from Sorghum bicolor cultivar BTx623 chromosome 8, Sorghum_bicolor_NCBIv3, whole genome shotgun sequence encodes:
- the LOC8084748 gene encoding uncharacterized protein LOC8084748; the encoded protein is MPSLQAATAPMAAKKQLPAAAAEETNKSMAALMRLLRATMSEEKQAGGAAAIGAGGTGEEKVEWLRSQLIGSDVEFDTPFGRRALTYADQTASGRSLRYIEDYLVKEVLPFYGNTHTEDSHVGSKTTRLVHKASRYVKRCMGAAGPGDAMLFCGAGTTAAIKRLQEVMGIAVPSVELRARVAAQLRAEERWVVFVGPYEHHSNLLSWRRSLAEVVEIGVDEDGLVDVAALRRALASPEFADRPMLGSFSACSNVTGIVTDTRRIARVLHEHGAFACFDFAASGPYVKIDMKSGEIDGYDAVFLSPHKFVGGPGTPGILVMNKALYRLNSQPPSTCGGGTVAYVNGFNEEDTLYYYDIEEREDAGTPPILQKIRASLAFWVKEYIGYDMMSLREKVYSEMAMKRLVSNPNIRVLGNTDVERLPIFSFLIYPPVTNNPLPEAAAAADDEPGFKRLPLHGRFVTRLLNDLFGIQARGGCACAGSYGHTLLNINNDLSLRIRSAILEGYSGLKPGWTRLSFAYYLSKEEFNFILAAIEFIALYGHRFIPLYKFDWITGDWTFQKQAIKYHMMKEELALATGLHLLAENDQPKVLNKLVKRPGVNHDKFESYLEHAEKIALSLPDIGQQTVSIPRGVDPDLVLFHI